A window from Thiomicrorhabdus sp. encodes these proteins:
- a CDS encoding DUF1989 domain-containing protein, producing MVQQNSVYYRHEYRIAGQEAIRMRLRSGEKFIVTSEDGCQGCELLPLSGAQDGWSISVAAEKGFAEVTRALMDEGGAAAEKLRRKLQGWQCDSSVLQSAYRFGADALPEVTAQEAISVVVVAAGRKMAVDGHQPAGELNVVHFAREPIDLPEPLAEPVQEIRIPHSSARTYEVKAGQWIQIIDVQGKQSSDFIAFDQEALRQGRELMIDGTATRTVMGRSLPQPGLFSRFLDQEQQTLLEVVQDTVGRHDSFLFACSPKYYEDQGYFGHISCTENFNNALKAYGIQPRLGWPAINFFFNTYAEDCGSIGFAEPWSRAGDYVLLRADRDLLCASSACPDDIDPANGWKPTDIHVRVYGEQENFPRSIAYRTIPEELSRMTKQSGFHRRTSKLTRHFAEYRGYWVATEYDGWGANSEYLACRERVAMIDLTPLRKFEVVGPDAEVFMQYAVTRNVRRMSVGEIVYSAICNETGGMIDDGTLFKNERSGFSLDLRRSLYR from the coding sequence GTGGTACAGCAGAATTCGGTTTATTACCGACACGAATATCGAATTGCCGGTCAAGAAGCGATCCGAATGAGGCTTCGCAGTGGTGAAAAGTTTATTGTAACTTCCGAAGACGGCTGTCAGGGATGCGAATTACTGCCGCTTTCAGGAGCGCAGGACGGCTGGTCGATTTCGGTAGCAGCGGAAAAAGGCTTTGCCGAAGTAACCCGCGCCTTAATGGATGAGGGAGGCGCTGCGGCGGAGAAACTGCGGCGGAAGCTGCAGGGCTGGCAATGTGATTCATCGGTCTTGCAGTCGGCATATCGATTCGGCGCAGATGCTTTACCGGAAGTGACGGCACAAGAGGCGATCTCTGTAGTGGTGGTTGCGGCCGGGCGCAAGATGGCTGTGGACGGCCATCAACCGGCTGGTGAATTAAACGTGGTTCATTTCGCGCGGGAACCGATCGATTTGCCTGAACCGCTGGCAGAACCGGTACAGGAAATCCGCATTCCGCACAGCAGCGCCCGAACCTATGAAGTCAAAGCCGGACAGTGGATTCAGATTATCGATGTTCAAGGGAAGCAAAGTTCGGATTTTATTGCTTTTGACCAAGAAGCCTTGCGGCAGGGTCGCGAGTTGATGATTGATGGTACGGCGACCCGAACCGTGATGGGAAGATCCTTACCCCAGCCGGGGCTGTTTTCCCGATTTTTAGATCAGGAGCAACAAACCCTGTTGGAGGTGGTTCAGGATACGGTCGGACGCCATGACAGTTTTTTGTTTGCCTGCAGTCCGAAATACTATGAAGACCAAGGGTATTTCGGGCATATCAGTTGTACCGAAAATTTTAATAATGCATTAAAAGCTTATGGCATTCAGCCACGTCTCGGCTGGCCGGCAATCAATTTCTTTTTCAATACCTACGCAGAAGACTGCGGCAGTATCGGTTTTGCCGAACCCTGGTCGCGAGCCGGAGATTACGTGCTTCTGAGAGCTGATCGAGACCTGTTGTGCGCTTCTTCGGCCTGCCCGGACGATATCGATCCGGCTAACGGCTGGAAACCAACCGATATTCACGTACGGGTCTACGGAGAACAGGAAAATTTTCCGCGTTCCATCGCCTATCGAACCATACCAGAGGAGTTATCCCGAATGACCAAGCAGAGCGGCTTCCACCGTCGAACGTCGAAACTGACCAGGCATTTTGCCGAATATCGAGGCTATTGGGTCGCGACGGAATACGACGGCTGGGGGGCGAACAGCGAGTATCTGGCTTGTCGAGAAAGGGTTGCGATGATTGATTTGACGCCCTTGAGAAAATTCGAAGTGGTCGGTCCGGATGCGGAAGTTTTCATGCAGTATGCGGTGACGCGTAATGTTCGCCGTATGTCGGTCGGAGAGATTGTTTATTCGGCGATCTGTAATGAAACCGGCGGCATGATCGACGACGGTACTCTGTTCAAAAATGAGCGATCAGGCTTTTCGCTGGATTTGCGGCGATCCTTATACCGGTAA
- a CDS encoding aminomethyltransferase family protein: MSDQAFRWICGDPYTGKWLRELAGKTGHRVTVRESSDQLHNVAVQGPRSRELLHELIWTPEQQTPLAELAWFHFTIGRIGDARGIPVMVSRTGYTGELGFEVWCHPDDAEVLWDRVWQSGQKYGIAPMGFDALDKLRIEAGLIFAEHEFCPLTNPFEAGIGFTTPLKTNDEDFVGRKAIERQSPESRHKLMGLVTETNDPIHHGDEIYHGRFPVGVVTSATFSPLLKQQVALCRLAPDFAAVDTLLEIGQLDGQQKRIPARVVSLPFYDPQRTRVRS, encoded by the coding sequence ATGAGCGATCAGGCTTTTCGCTGGATTTGCGGCGATCCTTATACCGGTAAGTGGTTGCGGGAGCTGGCAGGAAAAACCGGCCATCGTGTGACGGTTCGGGAGTCGAGCGATCAGTTGCACAATGTTGCGGTGCAGGGGCCGCGAAGTCGCGAGCTTTTGCACGAACTGATCTGGACGCCGGAACAGCAGACGCCACTGGCGGAACTGGCCTGGTTCCATTTTACGATCGGGCGCATCGGCGATGCCAGGGGGATTCCGGTAATGGTTTCCAGAACCGGTTATACCGGTGAGTTGGGATTTGAAGTCTGGTGCCATCCGGACGATGCCGAAGTCTTGTGGGATCGGGTTTGGCAGAGCGGGCAAAAATACGGGATCGCTCCGATGGGCTTCGATGCACTGGATAAGTTGCGCATCGAAGCCGGGTTGATTTTTGCCGAGCATGAATTTTGTCCGCTGACCAATCCGTTTGAAGCCGGTATCGGTTTTACCACCCCATTGAAAACTAACGACGAAGACTTTGTGGGCCGCAAAGCGATTGAGCGTCAATCTCCGGAAAGTCGCCATAAGCTGATGGGGCTCGTCACCGAAACCAATGATCCGATTCATCACGGCGACGAAATTTATCACGGCCGTTTCCCGGTCGGAGTTGTGACCAGTGCGACGTTTTCACCGCTACTGAAACAGCAGGTTGCACTGTGTCGCTTGGCACCGGATTTTGCCGCTGTCGATACGTTGCTGGAAATCGGTCAGCTGGATGGCCAGCAGAAACGCATTCCTGCCCGAGTGGTTTCTTTACCGTTTTACGATCCGCAGCGGACTCGGGTCCGCAGTTGA
- a CDS encoding ammonium transporter, with protein sequence MEQTAPTLEALQKMMEMSDTINMEIFYWFCTALMVIIHVGFLAYEMGASRLKNALASGVKNILAFAFMVPTFFFIGWWIYLSMYNGFVPDFEAGAAGLPWSENMGPNLSDNASGIFWGAFVLFAATTASIFSGAVIERIRMSSFLVLAVILGSVIWILAASWGWHPTGWLTTVWGYHDFGAAGAVHMVAGFFALGVVLNLGARIGRFGENGEVYDIAGHSTPMSMIGLMMIVVGFFGFLGGCIIYMPGEQWTSIFGNQTTLSAISFNTLMAIAGGIIGAYLTTRQPFWMLSGAIAGIVAAAPGLDLYYPPLAFLIAMIGGGVAPLVDKFMTKKFKIDDPVGAFSVHGASGVVGLLMLGVFSGFPNVAEGAPAISFMGQLQSAIVMALLGFIPGYVLSFFLAKVGLLRVPPKAEVAGLDIVEVPMKAYPESVPAQNGTPEPVLK encoded by the coding sequence ATGGAGCAGACAGCACCAACATTAGAAGCGCTACAAAAGATGATGGAAATGTCCGATACGATCAATATGGAGATTTTCTATTGGTTTTGTACCGCATTGATGGTCATCATTCATGTCGGGTTTCTGGCTTATGAAATGGGGGCTTCCCGTCTAAAAAACGCTTTGGCTTCCGGGGTTAAGAATATCCTGGCTTTCGCCTTTATGGTTCCAACCTTCTTTTTTATCGGATGGTGGATTTATTTAAGTATGTATAACGGTTTTGTACCGGATTTCGAAGCCGGGGCGGCGGGTCTTCCCTGGTCGGAGAATATGGGGCCGAACTTGAGCGATAATGCGTCCGGTATCTTCTGGGGGGCATTCGTTCTGTTTGCGGCGACGACGGCGTCAATTTTTTCCGGAGCCGTTATCGAGCGTATCCGTATGAGTTCTTTTCTGGTTCTGGCGGTGATCCTCGGTTCGGTTATCTGGATTCTGGCAGCTTCCTGGGGATGGCATCCAACCGGTTGGTTGACTACCGTGTGGGGGTATCACGACTTTGGGGCTGCCGGAGCGGTGCATATGGTTGCCGGTTTCTTCGCTTTGGGGGTGGTATTGAATCTCGGCGCGCGCATCGGGCGCTTTGGTGAAAACGGTGAAGTCTACGACATTGCCGGTCACAGCACGCCGATGAGCATGATCGGCCTGATGATGATCGTGGTCGGGTTCTTCGGTTTCCTCGGAGGGTGCATCATCTATATGCCGGGTGAGCAGTGGACATCCATCTTTGGAAATCAGACCACGCTGTCGGCAATCAGCTTTAATACGCTGATGGCTATCGCCGGTGGGATTATCGGGGCTTATCTGACCACTCGCCAGCCTTTCTGGATGCTGTCCGGAGCGATTGCCGGGATTGTAGCCGCTGCGCCGGGATTGGATCTGTACTATCCGCCGTTGGCATTCCTGATTGCCATGATTGGTGGTGGCGTAGCGCCGCTGGTTGATAAGTTTATGACGAAAAAGTTCAAAATCGACGATCCTGTCGGCGCCTTCTCTGTGCATGGTGCCAGCGGTGTGGTCGGACTATTAATGTTAGGAGTCTTCAGTGGTTTCCCAAATGTTGCGGAAGGCGCCCCTGCGATCTCGTTCATGGGGCAGCTGCAAAGTGCAATTGTCATGGCATTGCTTGGTTTTATTCCGGGTTATGTCTTATCGTTTTTCTTAGCCAAGGTCGGCTTGTTGCGTGTTCCGCCGAAAGCGGAAGTCGCTGGGCTGGATATTGTCGAAGTACCGATGAAAGCCTACCCGGAATCGGTTCCGGCGCAGAACGGTACGCCTGAACCTGTTTTGAAATAA
- a CDS encoding NAD(P)/FAD-dependent oxidoreductase, whose protein sequence is MKRRDLLKLGALAGSGLLVGCSGSLGRMTGSSSTARVVVVGGGPGGLSAAHTIKKANPKIEVTLVERNADYSTCFGSNWVLGGITSMEDITFNYRNLAKHQIKFVHDEVIGIDPDAQEITLANHDQPLEYDRLVVSPGISFRWDMVEGHDESTSFKVPHAWKAGYQTMMLKAQISDMPENGTMVMAAPPNPFRCPPGPYERASMIAHYMKKHKPKAKLLILDAKDKFSKQGLFTSGWEEHYGFGSDNAMIEWISKSNGGEVAAIDPNNKIVTTKAGEKIKADVINYIPPQKANTTAVRMGLVNESGWCPVNADSFESTLVANIHVLGDASIASPMPKSGFAANSQGVLCGKAVAALLSGKEPDSAAKMANQCYSLVTPDHGISVAAAYKLDDGKIAKTSGGLYPKDGNFAGEAQKAHGWYLGMAATMFN, encoded by the coding sequence ATGAAAAGAAGAGATTTATTGAAACTTGGCGCCCTGGCAGGAAGCGGACTACTGGTTGGCTGTTCCGGCTCTCTAGGGCGCATGACCGGTTCCTCCTCCACGGCAAGAGTCGTGGTCGTCGGCGGCGGCCCGGGTGGCTTATCCGCCGCCCATACCATCAAAAAAGCCAACCCGAAGATCGAGGTTACGCTGGTTGAACGCAATGCAGACTATTCCACATGCTTTGGCAGCAACTGGGTTCTAGGCGGAATCACCAGCATGGAAGACATCACCTTTAACTACCGTAACCTTGCCAAACACCAGATCAAATTCGTGCATGACGAAGTCATCGGTATCGACCCGGATGCTCAGGAAATTACTTTGGCCAACCACGATCAACCGCTGGAATACGACCGTCTCGTAGTTTCTCCGGGGATTTCATTCCGTTGGGATATGGTTGAAGGGCACGATGAATCGACCTCCTTCAAAGTACCGCATGCATGGAAAGCCGGTTATCAGACCATGATGCTGAAAGCGCAGATCAGCGACATGCCCGAGAACGGCACCATGGTCATGGCCGCTCCGCCGAATCCGTTCCGCTGTCCTCCAGGGCCTTATGAAAGAGCCAGCATGATCGCCCACTATATGAAAAAGCATAAACCAAAAGCCAAACTGCTGATTTTGGATGCCAAAGACAAGTTCTCCAAACAAGGTCTGTTTACTTCGGGCTGGGAGGAACACTACGGTTTTGGAAGCGACAATGCAATGATCGAATGGATTTCCAAATCCAACGGCGGCGAAGTGGCGGCCATTGACCCGAACAACAAAATCGTCACCACTAAAGCAGGCGAAAAAATCAAAGCCGACGTGATCAATTACATTCCGCCGCAAAAGGCCAATACCACTGCCGTACGGATGGGACTGGTAAACGAGTCCGGCTGGTGTCCGGTCAATGCGGATTCTTTCGAATCCACTCTGGTTGCCAACATCCACGTTCTCGGAGATGCCAGCATTGCCAGCCCGATGCCAAAATCCGGGTTTGCCGCCAACTCTCAAGGCGTACTCTGCGGCAAGGCCGTTGCAGCACTATTAAGCGGGAAAGAACCCGATTCAGCGGCTAAAATGGCCAACCAGTGCTACTCTCTGGTCACTCCAGATCACGGAATCTCCGTAGCGGCAGCCTATAAACTGGACGATGGGAAAATCGCCAAAACCAGCGGCGGCCTGTATCCGAAAGACGGCAACTTCGCCGGAGAAGCGCAAAAAGCGCACGGTTGGTATTTAGGTATGGCTGCGACCATGTTTAATTAA
- a CDS encoding TonB-dependent receptor — MKKTAILLSAQSDNRGQVDEDDNWVNESPSLQNHALVAQIWHDLNDKDKVNFRIEDQRSEVFGGPVIGSEFAKSESDARTSAPGTADFIGNNINNRPDIAAGASPRDFLENIITTKKSYSGKWQRAISNDLQTQVTASYVDSLMDTIYEGITYKADQDIYYADARADYFLNDRHALTFGVDLKHDRYRSHSTGGTLPSNDSYDLLTNGAYIRDIWTASNKLEISMALRADKIDVDFVDQNRRFDETILSPRMHVRYDHNFNWTSRLSAGQGYRVPLAFFETDHGIVDDGFAIGVDELEKSNSVHYSLAYNGTDTYFETSYTWTAVDNLAKLESIAGVPTLVNSDGTGTVQHADITGSYQLNGHWSIGAALETFLYDRKYRDTFAVLPVEERLRLMADYDGHGWELNTTVTWIGQRDYGDYTEAAYDQHFHDKANNDNKGSHSPAYYTVDMKASKSLNKQWKAYVGVNNLLDYTQTGEGDSPLFYDDNGNVDVTHIWGPLRGRFIYAGVKAKF, encoded by the coding sequence ATAAAAAAAACCGCCATTCTTCTGTCTGCACAATCGGATAACCGTGGTCAGGTTGATGAGGACGATAACTGGGTCAATGAATCGCCTTCCCTGCAAAACCACGCGCTGGTTGCTCAAATCTGGCATGATCTCAATGATAAAGATAAAGTCAATTTTCGTATCGAAGATCAACGCTCCGAAGTTTTCGGCGGGCCGGTTATCGGCAGTGAATTCGCCAAATCGGAATCCGATGCACGTACTTCAGCACCGGGAACAGCTGATTTTATCGGAAATAACATCAACAACCGCCCGGATATTGCCGCAGGTGCTTCTCCACGAGATTTTCTGGAAAACATTATTACCACGAAAAAATCTTATTCCGGTAAATGGCAAAGAGCAATCTCGAATGATCTACAAACACAGGTTACGGCTTCTTACGTCGACAGCCTGATGGATACCATCTATGAAGGAATTACCTATAAAGCCGACCAGGACATTTATTATGCCGATGCACGTGCGGATTATTTTTTAAATGACCGGCATGCCTTAACCTTCGGGGTTGACCTGAAGCACGACCGTTACCGCTCGCATTCCACTGGCGGCACTCTGCCTTCCAACGATTCTTACGACCTTTTAACCAACGGTGCTTACATTAGAGACATCTGGACGGCCAGCAACAAACTTGAAATATCCATGGCTCTGCGTGCCGATAAAATCGATGTTGATTTCGTTGATCAGAACCGCCGTTTTGACGAAACCATTCTCTCTCCGAGAATGCATGTCCGCTACGACCACAACTTCAACTGGACTTCACGCTTATCAGCCGGACAAGGGTATCGAGTGCCTCTGGCATTTTTCGAAACCGACCACGGTATTGTTGATGACGGCTTTGCAATCGGCGTCGACGAGCTGGAAAAATCCAACTCCGTACACTACAGCCTGGCTTATAACGGAACAGACACCTATTTCGAAACCAGCTACACCTGGACCGCCGTCGACAATCTCGCCAAACTCGAATCAATCGCAGGGGTTCCGACACTGGTCAACAGCGACGGAACCGGTACAGTGCAGCACGCCGATATCACTGGAAGCTACCAACTCAACGGCCACTGGTCGATCGGTGCCGCGCTGGAAACCTTTCTGTACGACCGTAAATACCGCGACACCTTTGCCGTTTTGCCGGTGGAAGAACGCCTGCGTCTGATGGCCGACTATGACGGACACGGCTGGGAACTGAATACAACCGTCACCTGGATCGGCCAACGCGACTACGGCGATTACACCGAAGCCGCTTACGATCAGCATTTCCATGACAAAGCCAACAACGACAACAAAGGCTCCCATTCCCCTGCGTATTACACGGTGGATATGAAAGCGAGTAAATCACTGAACAAACAATGGAAAGCCTATGTCGGCGTCAACAATCTACTGGATTACACTCAGACCGGAGAAGGCGACTCTCCGCTCTTTTACGACGATAACGGCAATGTCGATGTCACCCATATCTGGGGGCCTCTACGCGGACGCTTTATCTACGCCGGAGTAAAAGCCAAATTCTAA
- a CDS encoding Plug domain-containing protein encodes MKRFGASRLSPLAFALLSIYSTAYAAGTDTKLDAITIESLTPEQKRDKMLKLKDTIVHTEVVTEKKIEKKQAASLAQAIENEPGVKVSTECSMCGVKRVMLNGLKGEHTTLMINGIPNSSIMEGFYGFDAIPMAGVSSIEIARGAGASLIAPEAIGGVVNVVTSKPWEDSLSFDLSQGNQDYHKYQIVGTKLSADKKNRHSSVCTIG; translated from the coding sequence ATGAAACGATTTGGAGCCTCCAGACTCTCGCCACTCGCCTTCGCCCTTCTGAGCATTTACTCCACAGCTTATGCCGCCGGAACCGATACCAAACTCGATGCCATCACGATTGAATCTTTAACTCCTGAACAGAAGCGCGACAAGATGCTAAAACTCAAAGACACCATCGTGCATACCGAGGTGGTGACCGAGAAAAAGATCGAAAAAAAACAGGCGGCAAGTCTGGCGCAGGCGATTGAAAACGAACCGGGAGTCAAAGTCAGTACCGAATGTTCCATGTGCGGTGTCAAACGGGTCATGCTCAATGGTTTGAAGGGAGAACACACCACCCTGATGATCAACGGCATTCCAAACAGTTCAATTATGGAAGGTTTTTACGGCTTCGACGCGATTCCGATGGCCGGTGTCAGCTCAATCGAGATCGCTCGCGGCGCGGGCGCTTCCCTGATTGCTCCGGAAGCGATCGGCGGCGTAGTCAATGTCGTTACGTCTAAACCCTGGGAAGATTCGTTAAGTTTTGACTTGTCTCAGGGAAATCAGGATTATCACAAATACCAGATTGTCGGCACCAAACTGAGCGCCGATAAAAAAAACCGCCATTCTTCTGTCTGCACAATCGGATAA
- a CDS encoding DUF2798 domain-containing protein yields the protein MFHPRHHHFVFAFFMALFMSFLMSGVISAMNVGIPENFLVIWFHAWWTAFIIAYPSVLFVSPIVRRITNKLVRAAEHHK from the coding sequence ATGTTTCATCCTCGCCATCACCATTTTGTTTTCGCCTTTTTTATGGCGTTGTTTATGTCTTTTTTAATGTCGGGCGTTATCAGCGCCATGAACGTCGGCATACCGGAAAACTTTTTAGTGATCTGGTTCCATGCCTGGTGGACGGCATTCATCATTGCTTATCCCTCGGTGCTGTTTGTTTCACCGATTGTCAGACGCATTACCAATAAACTGGTTCGCGCTGCCGAACACCATAAATAA
- a CDS encoding type II secretion system protein yields MLSQTKIQELMSKFAQVNVNQIKDKSLRAKAVKLKKKQAGFTLLELLVVVAILAAIAGTATIALKDTDMRASAAAHVAMMDELNKGIRTYRVIKKNVLPSRFDSLLTETGTDPGMLGFDPAVDAVIDTAIPGNVANIMIDGGLDELMYIDADYDDSSASLISDGATAPCSAANIQATITSRANAVVAGNIFMTPSANGCGVAVPLTADTAFAGVLWNGGSERLTGQEDPAGANSAYNAEGNYAYLITGIGPSSTLFDANELGGMTTVPIYRHVSEAEYGRFMAVWNIGTYDDTGAIVAGDQLELVTIVDGALDTKEEELGEWDGTRNTI; encoded by the coding sequence ATGTTAAGTCAAACTAAAATTCAAGAACTAATGTCTAAATTCGCCCAGGTGAATGTCAACCAAATCAAAGATAAGTCCTTGCGCGCCAAGGCGGTTAAGCTCAAGAAAAAACAAGCCGGTTTTACCCTGCTTGAACTGCTGGTAGTGGTTGCTATTTTGGCAGCGATTGCCGGTACGGCCACCATTGCCCTTAAAGATACTGATATGCGTGCTTCTGCTGCAGCCCACGTCGCTATGATGGACGAGCTGAACAAAGGTATTCGTACCTATCGTGTTATTAAGAAAAATGTTCTTCCTAGTCGTTTTGACTCGCTGCTGACGGAAACTGGTACTGATCCAGGTATGCTCGGATTTGATCCTGCTGTTGATGCGGTAATTGATACGGCTATTCCTGGTAATGTTGCCAATATCATGATCGATGGCGGTTTGGATGAGTTGATGTATATCGATGCCGACTATGATGATTCCTCTGCTAGTCTAATTTCTGATGGAGCTACTGCGCCTTGTAGTGCCGCTAATATTCAAGCAACGATTACATCGCGTGCCAATGCGGTAGTTGCCGGTAATATCTTTATGACTCCTTCAGCCAATGGTTGTGGTGTGGCAGTACCTTTAACGGCAGACACTGCTTTTGCTGGTGTTTTATGGAACGGCGGAAGTGAACGTCTAACTGGTCAAGAAGATCCTGCGGGTGCTAATAGTGCTTACAATGCAGAAGGTAACTATGCTTATTTGATTACAGGTATCGGGCCTTCTTCAACTCTATTTGATGCTAATGAGTTGGGTGGTATGACAACGGTTCCAATTTATCGTCACGTTTCTGAAGCTGAGTATGGTCGCTTTATGGCGGTCTGGAATATCGGCACCTACGATGATACGGGAGCTATTGTCGCCGGTGATCAGCTTGAGTTGGTTACGATTGTTGATGGTGCCTTGGATACCAAAGAAGAAGAGCTTGGTGAATGGGATGGTACTCGTAACACCATCTAA
- a CDS encoding prepilin-type N-terminal cleavage/methylation domain-containing protein: MNDDVPTMAGFTLLELLVVVSILASISFIAATNLQGVDREVDSQLERVELAEVAKAVRQFRADTGYFPKEGPFDYEVHPAAKFDLAQLPVYAPLSTADKQVWFDNAANLSQLTGMGIQSYMETLMPWTSAAARGWRGPYLDSSGEGYVDIGNIVSVSDNPVSGDPVDDVPAIFIGGEKRPQGVYFLSRRIHQQHVDYLSGEVGDLEWAGRPVLMFVEKNSRSIAERVVLVAMGANGEFDGYTVDCEPKVDDQVICIYAD, translated from the coding sequence ATGAATGATGACGTGCCCACAATGGCGGGATTTACTCTGCTTGAGCTGTTGGTGGTGGTGTCGATTCTGGCTTCAATCTCCTTTATTGCTGCAACCAACTTGCAGGGTGTGGATCGCGAAGTTGATTCGCAACTGGAGCGGGTTGAGCTTGCGGAAGTTGCAAAAGCTGTCAGGCAGTTCAGAGCCGATACCGGCTATTTTCCCAAAGAAGGGCCGTTTGATTATGAGGTGCATCCGGCGGCTAAGTTTGATTTAGCCCAGCTGCCTGTTTATGCGCCTTTATCTACCGCAGATAAGCAAGTCTGGTTTGATAATGCCGCCAATTTAAGCCAGCTGACCGGCATGGGAATTCAGTCTTATATGGAGACTTTAATGCCATGGACTTCAGCCGCGGCGCGGGGCTGGCGCGGCCCTTATCTGGATAGCAGTGGTGAAGGCTATGTGGATATCGGCAATATTGTCAGCGTTAGCGACAACCCTGTTAGCGGAGATCCGGTTGATGATGTCCCTGCGATCTTTATCGGCGGTGAAAAAAGGCCGCAGGGCGTTTATTTCCTCAGTCGGCGTATCCATCAACAGCATGTCGATTACCTAAGTGGTGAAGTGGGTGATCTGGAATGGGCTGGTCGGCCGGTTTTGATGTTTGTGGAGAAAAACAGTCGTTCGATTGCCGAGCGTGTGGTGTTGGTTGCAATGGGGGCAAATGGCGAATTTGACGGCTACACTGTCGATTGCGAGCCGAAGGTTGACGATCAGGTGATTTGTATTTACGCGGATTAA
- a CDS encoding prepilin-type N-terminal cleavage/methylation domain-containing protein — protein MDFKQRNQASFARRQIREDGFTLLELLMVVTILSSTAMLAMMTMETQTSQHRIIDTENRLKLLKNATVKTVYINQSPVDTGYVVDNGRLPPCVAGLLTATDCDVSTGGTSSMLTYGFQAPVFDPTPDAISRFNNNSGDETEFLESDERLWKGFRSVYLNSVITDDFRDSWRGTGDLDSSSSHACPGIANSNFDDERNYGWCRKLDSNRLTYIGLGRDGLTNYEADYDGDGVSPDANSDGIDDEDLIEPQQDKDMEISVEPSEWRRDSSATFLVNLTNNSGSDIEVSNTSTGYALVLLEFVNGEDRGFWRQTELADKSLSSGINTVVVSGGSIVLTATLASGLAIGEHLLFLAAKDSGGLRRVDDDYPRQNGSTDRLTHKFTVYSGIGIKDGSCGADICWEIN, from the coding sequence ATGGATTTTAAACAGCGCAATCAGGCATCGTTTGCCCGTCGGCAGATTCGGGAAGATGGTTTTACGCTTCTTGAACTGTTGATGGTGGTGACGATTCTCTCTTCCACCGCCATGCTTGCCATGATGACTATGGAAACCCAAACTTCCCAGCACCGTATTATCGATACGGAAAACCGTCTGAAACTGCTGAAAAACGCCACTGTAAAAACCGTCTATATTAATCAATCTCCGGTTGATACAGGGTATGTCGTTGATAACGGCCGCTTGCCACCATGCGTGGCTGGCCTGCTAACCGCGACTGATTGTGATGTTTCTACCGGTGGAACATCGTCAATGTTGACATATGGGTTTCAAGCGCCTGTGTTTGATCCAACACCTGATGCTATAAGTCGATTTAATAATAACTCCGGGGATGAAACTGAGTTTTTGGAAAGTGATGAAAGGCTTTGGAAGGGGTTTCGATCAGTTTATCTAAATAGTGTTATCACGGACGATTTTCGTGATTCTTGGAGGGGAACAGGGGACTTGGATTCTTCAAGCAGTCATGCTTGTCCGGGGATAGCGAACTCAAATTTTGATGATGAAAGAAACTATGGATGGTGTAGGAAGTTAGATTCGAATCGTCTCACCTATATTGGATTAGGAAGAGATGGTTTAACGAATTATGAGGCTGACTACGACGGTGATGGCGTGAGCCCTGATGCGAATAGTGACGGGATTGATGATGAAGATTTGATAGAGCCTCAACAAGATAAAGATATGGAGATATCTGTTGAGCCTAGTGAGTGGAGACGAGATTCCTCAGCAACCTTTCTGGTTAATCTCACAAATAACTCTGGTTCCGATATTGAAGTTTCTAATACTTCAACAGGATATGCCCTTGTTCTGCTGGAGTTTGTAAATGGTGAAGACCGAGGTTTCTGGCGACAAACGGAGCTTGCGGATAAGAGCTTGTCATCAGGAATAAACACCGTCGTCGTTAGTGGAGGTTCTATCGTTCTGACAGCGACTCTTGCTTCAGGTTTAGCAATAGGTGAACACCTTTTATTTTTGGCAGCAAAAGACTCGGGTGGGCTTAGAAGAGTTGATGATGATTATCCTCGGCAGAATGGCTCGACTGATCGTCTGACCCATAAATTCACCGTTTATTCAGGGATTGGAATCAAGGATGGCAGCTGTGGTGCAGATATTTGCTGGGAAATTAATTAA